TCGACACGGGTCTCGGCCTGGCCCAGCGCCTGATTGAACGCCTGATACAACTGCGCATGGGCCTCTCGCGCCATCGGCATGCGCATCACCCCTTGCAGCAACCGGGCGTTCTGCGCCAACTGGGCGTCGTAGACCTCGGCGATTTCGTGGTTGCTGTCATGCACATTGACCAGCGTCAGCAGTAGCAGGCCAGCCGTCACCAAGCCAAGAATAAGCGTCAGCGTACGGCGACGAATCGAGTTCAAGGGCGATCCTCCACCAGATAGCCCACCCCTCGAACGGTGCGAATCAAGTCGCTGGAGAACTTCTTGCGCAGGTGATGAATATGCACTTCGAGGGTGTTGCTTTCTGCTTCCTCGTTCCAGCCATACAGCAGCTGAATCAGCCGCTCACGGGTCATCACGCGACCCGGGGGCGACAGCAGTTCGTAAAGCAGTTGGTATTCCTTGGGCGTCAGCGGTACAGGCGTGTTGTGGTAGGTGACCTGTTGCGTGGCGGGGTCGAGACTGATCCCTGCGTGCTCGATCAGCATGCGGGCGCGCCCGGCACTACGCCGAAGCAAGGCCCGCAGCCGGGCCTTGAGTTCCGAGAGATCGAAGGGTTTGACCAGGTAATCGTCGGCGCCTGCGTCCAGCCCGGCGATACGGTCTTCGGTAGCGTCACGCGCGGTGAGGATCAACACCGGCAGCGTTGAGCCGCTCTCGCGCATGCGCCGCATCACCTCCAGCCCATCCATCCTCGGCAGGCCGAGGTCAAGAATCGCCACATCGAAGGTTTCGCTGAGCAATGCGTGCAGGGCGCTGGTGCCGTCTTTCAACCAGTCGACCGTATACCCTTCGCGGCTCAAGGCCTGATGAATCCCTTCGCCCAGTGCAACATCGTCCTCAATCAACAGCAAACGCATGAACGCTCC
The DNA window shown above is from Pseudomonas sp. BSw22131 and carries:
- a CDS encoding response regulator, whose translation is MRLLLIEDDVALGEGIHQALSREGYTVDWLKDGTSALHALLSETFDVAILDLGLPRMDGLEVMRRMRESGSTLPVLILTARDATEDRIAGLDAGADDYLVKPFDLSELKARLRALLRRSAGRARMLIEHAGISLDPATQQVTYHNTPVPLTPKEYQLLYELLSPPGRVMTRERLIQLLYGWNEEAESNTLEVHIHHLRKKFSSDLIRTVRGVGYLVEDRP